The genomic region GTCAGTTGTTTGAGTAGCTGCAAACTGACATAAGCTAAGCCCAAACCCAACAGCAATATTGCAATTGTCAAGATTGGAGGCAACCAAATCGATTGCGATAAATTTGACTTGCGCGTCAGTACTAAAATTTGCAACGGTACGCCCAGCCAGTAAAGAAGGCGACCTAGCAAATTGGGAAAGGAACGAGGAATTATTTCTCTTCGGAATAAGAATGCACCCAGACTCGTACAAAAAACGCTTGCTGTAATTTCTATCATCAGTTTCGTTCTATCTCAACAGCACCCATGAACTAATAATTCAAAATTCAGAGTTTCAAGTTAAATCGCGATCGATTGGTTTAGTTTCGCTACTATTACGTAACAATTTAAACTCCGAGCGCGTAACAATTAAAATTAACCCAACGAACAAATCTGTCCCTGTATCAAGCCCCAATTTATAGCCTTTTTAGCAGTTCTGCGCGGATACACAGAAGCTAAAAAGCTAATTGTTGGATTCTACTCAGCCGTGCAGCAAAAATACTGCAACCAAAGGTACAGTAAAATTACGATAAATCTCAAAGCTATTCCATAACACTAAGAACAATTAAAATTTTGATGAATAAAATTAAAACGCCAGATTAACTCTCCTAAAATAAAACTTTTGAATACATCGAATAAAAAAAGAACACTTCGATCGACTCTGAAATGTCTTGTCAGATTTTAACTACAGTAATTCAATATAGTTATACAGCGATGAAAGTTTTAGCGAGCTAGTAGCTAGCGATCGCTGTAAATATTTTTGAAAAAATTAATTTAGCCATTTAATTTATTTGATAGTTCTAGCGTTATTGCGAGCGTAGTTTGCTCTAAGTCGCAAGTATAAAATTGTACTTTTCTGTTGATTGTATGCAGTTAGAGCAATTTCAAAATGCGCTTCTTTCATGATTAATAATATTTCGTATCAGTTAACACAATTTATAGTAGTGCGATCGCAATATCACAGAATAAATCTAAGTTTTGGCAATTCATTATTTAGCGATAGAAGTATGAAAGACATTAGTAAAACTGCGGCAAAACCAAATACAAATTCTAGCTCTATGACAAAACTTACCAAAGCTATGTCTACCTTTGAATTGACTAGCAAACAACAACAATTCCAGCAGTATCAACAGCAACTAGAACAACAGCAACAGCAATTAATTATTCAGCAGCAACAACTAGAGCAACTCACAGCCGAACTAGCTGCTTTAAGAAATAATCGTCCCCAGCCTACATGGAGCGTTCGATTTAACTCGACTCGACTCAAAAATTTCTTGGCTAAAATTCACGGCAGCTCTAAATATCAACCCCGCTTTCCTTTAAAACAAATTGTTTTTTCTTACATAGGTAGTTTTATTGGCATTGCCGCGCTAGCTTACATCAGCGTTAGTACGCATTATCCTCTGATCGCAGCTCCTTTTGGAGCGGCTGCCGTTTTATTATTTGCTGCACCCGATAGTCCTCTAGCACAGCCACGCAACTGTATTGTAGGCAATTTTCTCGGCGGATTAGTCAGCTTAATTATGGTACATTTATTCGGCTCAGAACCTTGGGTTATGGCTTTAGCTGTTGCTACAGCAATCAAAGTCATGCAACTGACAAAAACTCTCCATCCACCAGGAGGAGCGGTTGCTTTAGTAGGAGTGATGAGCCGTGCTGAATGGAGTTTTCTGTTTACACCAGTATTAGCAGGTTCAATTGTTTTAGTCTTTTGTACTTTTGTTTTTAACAATCTCATGCCAGGTAGAACTTATCCAAAACACTGGCTGTAATCTGTAGAAGGAGACAGGAGATAAAAGATCGGAGACAGAAGTAAGAAAAGTAGCTGTGGAACAAGCATCAATCGATGCTATACATGCAGAAACTTTTCTGATGAACAGCTTGGTTCTTTTAGTAAAATAATCTAATATCCACTTCTGACTCTTCTTTATTAAAAAAGCTTACGATTCAGGAAATTAATTATGAGTCAGATATATCCAAAAAGAAAACGAGCCGTTATAGTAATTTTAGCTACAATTTTTGCTGCGGGGATAGTCACAGTAACTCCTGCAATGAATTTAGAATTATTCAAGCAAATATTTTTGACGGTTGCTGATGTTGCTATGTGTACTGTCGTCTGGGATATATACTTTGATGAGGAGCTTGCAACCAAGGATACTAAATCTATACTTTTAGAATTAGGACTGATTAGTATAATTTGTGCCGTTACTGCATTCATTACTGCGAAAGCAGTTTTAGCTTTACTAGGAAGATTAATTATATTAGTAGGAGCATTTGGCTGGGTTATGGCGGGAATAATTGCTAGCGTAACTACAGCGATTTTGGGTATAGCTTGGTTATTTTACTGCGACGATCTTTACAGACACTCTAACCACTAGGTTAAATAAGTCGTAATTCGTAATTCGTAAGTCGTAAGTAAGAAACTCTTACCCTTACCCATATTCTCATGACCAACGATCGTGACTTTGTATAGTTGTGTGTATACTATTTGTGCCAAAAGCCACTAAATATATATAGTTAATCGTCCTGACAAGATTAAGGTTAGGTTATGATAAGACAGACATAAGAGTTCAATTCATCATAAGACAATCGCTTGAATTAGAGGCGATCTCACAGGGATGCAACACTGCTTTGCTGCGTGGATAATCTGTACGCAAGCAAGTATATGTTGCACTTATTACAGCGCTTATTATTCTGTTATGTCGTCGCAAAAAAATGAAACAGATGTTCTCGTTCTGACTCTGTTGATCGTAGCTGGGGGTTTAGCTGGCGGTTTTTGGTGGCTGACGAGAAATTCTAGCACTAGTGTCGAACTCAGCGATCCTCAGCCAAGATCGATTTCCACCCCCAACACATCCGATATAACTTCAGATCCAGAATTGAGTGGCTCAAGTTTTAGCGGTGTTTCAGGCATTCCTAAAGGGTTATTCAGCTATGGTGGTAGTACTTCTTGGGCGGCAATTCGACAAGCGATCGATCCGCAAATTAGAGCAGCTTATCCAGAATTTCAGTTACGGTTTGTAGAACCGACAAATGCTTCCCCAGGAACCAGTATTGGTATTCGGATGCTGATTGAAGGTAGGCTTACCTTTGCTCAGTCGTCTCGACCCTTACAAGATCGAGAGGTATCTCGCGCTCAGCAAAGAGGATTTAATTTAAAAGAAATTCCGGTAGCAATTGACGGTTTAGCGATCGCAGTTCACCCCAGCCTAAATATACCAGGACTAACCTTGGCACAGCTTAAAGCAATTTATACTGGGAAGGCAAATAACTGGAAACAACTCGGTGGTCCTAACCTGCCGATTCAACCTTATTCCCGTCCGATGAGCGAGGGTGGTACGGTCGAGCTTTTCATACAGGATGTTCTAGCAGGTCAAGCATTAGCTGCCAACGTTGAATTTGTCGGTACGACAACTCAAGCTTTACAAAAGCTAGCTAGTAACCGTGGCGGAATTTACTACGCCTCGGCTCCAGAAATCGTACCTCAGTGTAGGATTAGACCCTTACCGCTAGGTCGTCAATCAGGGCAATTTACTCCTCCCTACCAAGAACCTTTAGTAACAGCGAATAACTGTCCTCAGCGGCGCAATCAGCTCAATACCGATGCTTTTCAAACCGGACAATATCCTCTGACACGCAACTTGTACGTTGTCGTCAAGCAGGATGACGATTTAGCACAGCAAGCAGGAGAAGCTTATGCTAAGTTACTGCTGACGCAACAAGGACAGTCGGCGATCGCCAATGCTGGATTTGTGCGAATGCGATAATGAGGGGTTAGGAGTTAGGAGTGAGGGAAAGAGAGACAAATGACAGGAAAGACTTTAGTTTCTCAATCACAGCTCTTGTGATATTCAATACCCTCGCTCCTCGCTCCTCACTCCTCTGTAACTAACTCGCTCGATTGATTGAATCGGCTGGCAAACAGATGAGGTTATCTTCTTGAGCGATAAGTAAACCGCGTTGACGTAGCTTACCCATTAAACGAGTTACGGTAACTCGCGTCGAACCGATCGCACTACCAATTTGGGCGTGCGTCAGCGTAAACGGTAGAGAGTATCCGCGCAGAATCTCGGGGTCTTCTTCACTTGTCGCAGGTTGCCCATATTCTTCTACCAGCAGGGTTAAGAATCCCAAGAGACGATCGATCGTCCGTCGCTGTCCTAAAGCACTCAGCCACAGTAACTTGCGCTGATGTTGGTAGCGAAATGCATCGAGAACTTCCCGCCGAAAGTGGGGCCAGTTATCCAAGTCATGCCAGTACATCCACACGACTAAAGTGGGTTCTACGTGGGCATAAGCTTGGAGCGTAAACGGAGATTGGGCAACAATTTCAAACGGCTGTCCAGCGCCAACAAAGCCTAAAAAAGCTTCTTCAGGTGTTCTGTTGATGCGCCGAGATGATAGCTGACTAGTTGCGCTAACTTGAGCTGTACCTACAAGTCGCACAGCACCTCTTTGAACGAGATAGAGCAGTCCAGGTCGAGCTGGAATGCGTTCGTCTTTACTAAAAGAGCGAACGCGATAGTGTTCCTGCGCCCAGTCAAGAATCCGTTGCCAGGTTAAAAATGGTCTTTGTGACTCTGGAGAAGCGGATGGGGAATGCATAATTTGCAGCAGTTGGCGATAGACGAAACGTCACTGTGAAGCTCAGCCATTGCCAAATTGGTTGGCAGATGAACTTTACTCCTCAAACCAGTAATAGCGATCGTAGCTAAGCGAACTTAGCTATAGATTTGTTTTATTTGTCTTGCAACACAATCCTAGTATTCTCAATCACTCAATTACTTAATCAAGTCTCCTGCTTTTCAGTTTTTTTATCCGTATAGTTCATGTTTAAAACAACAGATAAGTGTAAACAATCAAACCAGGGCATTGCAAGTAACAGTTGTACAAATGATTGTAGTTGAGCTAGGGAAAATTGTGACAAAATATTGTCAACAACATAGGACTGAGTTTTTTTGTACCGTAAATCTACTGAAATCACCAGATTTTTTAGCGAAAGCTCATAAATCTTTCAGTACGATCGCGGATGAACGAACGCTCCAGTAATAGTAAATTTTGCTAGGGCATAGTCTTCTCAAGCAGCCATTCAAAAAATAGGGGTTAAGCAATTCGTTTGCATGGAACCTTGGTAAATCCCCCAGGTAGGGATAGGGATTTTAACTATAAATTAAACGTGAATCACCGATCGCCTCCATTAGCTGAGTTAACACCTAAGCAAGCGCTGTTACAGCAGATACAAGCAGCGCTAAGTTTGTATATATTAGACACTCCATCCTTGACAGATCGCAAAAGTTATTTTCCTTTACAGTTATCTAAACAGCGTCCGGTTGTTTACAGGTGCGCGATCGCATTTAAATTAAGTCAACTTGTCAACTCCCCAACTATAGAAGTTGCGCAATCTATATCGCAGCTAATTGCCCAACAAAACCATCAACAAAACTTGATTTTTCAAGTTGTTTCCCCAGGGTGGATCGACTTAGAATTAACTCAACCCAGTCTGGCTGCTTGGTTGCAACACTGGATTGGGACACTACCCAGTTTAGGGAGTAGGGAGCGCTTCGGTGCAGGGAGCAGGGGAGACAAGGGAGCAAAAAACAACCGTCAACCGTTAACTGTCAACCGTCAATTACCAATTACCAATTCCCTCTTTCCCATTCAGTACGCTCATGCTCGTTGTTGTTCTCTATTGAAAATGGCTCATGGGGAGAACATAATTACAATTAAGTCAAAAAACTCTGACATTAAGTCTTCATGTCTACAAGTCATATCACCTCAACCTATTCCTTGGTTGAGTGAAGCAAAAATTTGTTTGTATCACCCATCCGAGTTAAATTTACTCATCGAATCGATCGCAGTATTAGACGAGCTTTATTGTCCCGCGCCTACTCGTAAGTCTTTAAATTGGTTGAAAGTAGCTCTGAATCTGAGTCAAGCTTTTCAAACTTTTTATAGTCAATGTCGCATTTGGGGAGAGGTCAAAAATCAAAATCTCAACTTAGCACAAGGGCGACTTGGCTTAGTAGCGATCGCTCAATCTCTATTCAGAATACTCTTAGTAGAAGTACTAAATAGTTGCGCACCCTTAGAACTGTGAACTAGCGAACAGTATAAAACTGGTAACAGGTAACAGGTCACCGGTCACTGTCAAAGGCATCTTGCTCTATAGGCAAATCTTATCTGTCTTTGGGTAGAAATTAGCGTTCAAGGGGGTGACAAATCAAGAACATTACTCTAATATAAGGGTGTGTGAGGAGCGAACCAGTCAGGACACCAAGACGAAACACGGACAGTCGTTGGTGTCCTTTCTGATTTTTGGTCATTCGTCGTTAGTAGAACACTCGCCAATGACAAATGACTGATTTAAAGTAAGAATTTTTCAATTGCAACTGCAACACCATTTTGCTCGACGCTAGGCGCTACCCACTGAGCGATCGCCTGTACGTCAGATGGAGCATTACCCATCGCTACACCGATCCCCGCATACTCTAACATCTCTACATCGTTAAAGTTGTCACCAATTGCCATCACGTTAGCAGCAGCGATTCCCAGGAGTTCTTCAGCTAAGTAACGCACGCCTACACCCTTATTGATCGAAGGGTTGGTTGCTTCAAAGAAGGTAGCAACGGATTTAGTCAGGTATAGTTCAGCAGGAGTATATTGCTGGCGCAGACTGCTGAGTAAGTTATCAATGATTTCGGTGTCGTCGCACAGCGCTAATACTTTCGTTGGTTCTGTTGTTAAAGCTTGGCGTAAATCTCCCACCGCGATCGCTTCAATCCCAGAGCGTTCGGAGTAAAGTCGGGTTTCGGAAGTCAGTTCGCGCACGTAGAGGCGATCGTTAATATAGAAATGAACCGAAAGCAGCGATCGCAATTCAGGTTGCTCGAAATAATCTAGCAGTTGAATTGCTGTTTGCTTGGCAACAGTCCAATGACGGTGCATCTTCTGGGTAGCTGGATCTTGAATCCAAGCACCTTGATAGGCAAGTAAGGGCAAAGTCGAATCTATCTCATGATGGAAACGCAAAGCAGAACGATACATTCGTCCTGTTGCTACAGCCACTTGTATGCCTTTTGCCCGCACCGCTTGAATCGCTTTTTTAACTTTGGTATTAATTTGATTTGACTTACCCGCGATCGTCCCATCAATATCGAGGACGAGTAATTTAATTTCTTGGTTCATAACGGGGAGTCAGTTATCAGTTATCAGTTATCAGTGTAGAGTCGTTACATGTAACATCTGTACAAGGCGATCGGGAAACCGTAGGGGCGGGTTTAGCACAAGAAACTTGTAGTCAAAACCCGCCTGTACAGAAGTAATTCCGAATTCCGAATTCTCCCTTGTTCTTTCTAAGGCGTAGTTGGAGTAGGCGTATCTGATGCAGGTGCATCTGGCGCGGGAGCAGTTTGTTCGGGGATTGCAGGGTTAGTCAGAGCCGGAGATGGTACTGGTTGTTGTAATTGACCTTGGGGAATAAAATTAGGTGCAAAATCCAAAGGGCGATCGCCTGCACTAATACAAGTTTCCATTGCTTGAGTAGGAGCTAACTCATTAATTTCTCGCCGCAATCCAACGACACATTCAGCATAACGAATTGGTAATAAACTGCGACCGCAAAAATCTAGTACTCCTGGTACGGGCTGCCCTTGGCTATTTTCGCTAATGCCAACTACACATCTCGACAACTCTACAGGTCGGCGGGCTTGCGTGCAAGTCGCTAAAGCATCTTGGGCAGAAATTTCTGTCTGCCCCTCAATTCTCGTCACGCAACGAGCGACATCCTTCGGGTAAAGCGCCCCCGCACAGGCTCTTGCTGCTGCTTCCGGTGAAACTCCAGAATTGAGCATTCGCCCCGTACAAGCACGATAGCCATTGCGTAAAGAGTCAGTGACAATTTCAGCCCCAGTTGCAGGGAAACTGCTACCGATCCAACCGGCGATCGCCAACGAGCCAGCCACTAAATACATTGTTTTCCCCATAACACTCCCACCAAGAAATTTGTAAATAACTACAATTTGAGGGTATCAGTTATCAGTGAAGCGAGGGAGCAGGGAGCAGGGAGTAGGGAGCAGCGATCGAAGCCAGTGACCGAATTTTGTTGGCTGCGATCGCCATTCACTCTTGACCCCTCATCCCTCGTTTGCACTACAGTTTAGCATCCCTAGATTTCTTAGTTATCAGTGGTGCGTGGTGCCTGTTGATGCGGGTGTAGGGTGTGGGGTGTGGAGATTTTAAATTTCTTTCTCCGCGACTCTGCCCCAGCTCCCGATCGCTCCCGATCGCTCCCTCAGCTTCCCCTGCTCCCTGCTCCCTACTCCCTGTTAGGGCTTTTCAGATACCACTTTTTAGATTTATAATTGTAGTTTTGGAATAGTTCGCGCAGAATTAAGCAGAGGAAGATTGAATGTCCCGCTATCGAGGACCAAGACTAAGAGTTGTTCGTCGCCTGGGCGATCTGCCAGGTTTGACTCGGAAAAATGCCAGACGCTCCTACCCACCTGGACAACACGGACAGGCTCGCAAGAAGCGTTCTGAGTATGCTATTCGTTTGGAAGAAAAGCAAAAGCTCCGCTTTAACTACGGCTTGACTGAAAAGCAGTTGCTGCGTTACGTGCGGCGGGCAAGAAGAGTGACTGGCTCTACCGGACAAGTGCTGTTGCAACTGTTGGAAATGCGTTTGGATAATACCGTTTTTCGCATGGGTATGGCTCCCACAATCCCAGCAGCGCGGCAGCTAGTCAATCACGGTCACGTTATGGTAAACGGTCGTGAAGTTAATATCGCTAGCTATCAATGTCGTCCAGGGGAAGTCATTGGGATTAAAAATAAAGCGCAATCGCGGCAGTTAGTAGAAAATAATCTCCAGTATCCTGGTTTAGCAAACCTACCCAGCCACCTCGAATTTGATAAGAATAAGCTGGAAGGTAAAGTTAACAGCGTGATTGAGCGCGAATGGGTCGCCCTGCAAGTGAACGAACTGTTGGTAGTTGAATACTACTCCAGACAGGCTTAATTTCGATGGCTGCACTCGTGCGGCTGCGGTGCGCCATTGACGATCCTATGATTAAGTTTTGTAATTTTTAATATCAAGCCCTCCGATTCCGTCAATTGGAGGGCTTGTTGATTTTTACCCGTTTGATTAGGGGGCGGCGCACAGAAATTGGGGGTAGGGGCGCACGGCTATGCGCCCCTACTTCTACCCGCCAATTTGCGACATGGTACGGGCATAAGTTCCGGCAGATGTTCCAGATTCTCTTTGTTTGTAATTAATATCCGATTTCAGGGTAAGTAGTTGGGCTACTCGATCGCGAATTTCAGTAGTAGGAACGCCAGCGCGCAGAGCAGATTTAAGGTCAATTTGTCCCATTTCGTTGAGCAGACAGGGACGCAGCCAGCCATCGGCAGACAGACGCATCCGATTGCAGCGATCGCAAAAACATTCTGACATTTGGCTGATAAATCCCAGCGTCCCTTTTGCCCCAGGAATTTGAAATACGTCAGCAGGTCCATTACCCCGCACTTGCGACTCGACTAAACCGTAAGCCTCGCAGATGCGCTGGCGTAACTCAGCCGAAGCAACCCAACCGCGATCGCCAAACAGTTGTGAGTTACCGATGGGCATAAATTCAATAAACCGGACGTGCCAGTAACGAGTTAGGGTAAGGGCAGCTAAATCTAAGACTTCGCAATCATTTACCCCAGGAATCACGACGACATTCAATTTCAAGGGGTCGAAACCCACCCGATGCGCGGCGAGAATGCCGTCCCAAACCTGCTGCCAACGGGAACGTCCGCGACTGCCCACAATGCGATCGAACACTTCAGGATCGAGGGAGTCGAGGCTGATATTGATCCGTCTTAACCCGGCATCGTAGAGATTTTGTGCCTTGTTTGCCAACAAAAATGCGTTTGTTGTCATCGCCAGGTCTTGAGTTTGAGGTAGAGTTGCGATCGCTCGGACAATTTCTACAAC from Chroococcidiopsis sp. SAG 2025 harbors:
- a CDS encoding HPP family protein; this encodes MKDISKTAAKPNTNSSSMTKLTKAMSTFELTSKQQQFQQYQQQLEQQQQQLIIQQQQLEQLTAELAALRNNRPQPTWSVRFNSTRLKNFLAKIHGSSKYQPRFPLKQIVFSYIGSFIGIAALAYISVSTHYPLIAAPFGAAAVLLFAAPDSPLAQPRNCIVGNFLGGLVSLIMVHLFGSEPWVMALAVATAIKVMQLTKTLHPPGGAVALVGVMSRAEWSFLFTPVLAGSIVLVFCTFVFNNLMPGRTYPKHWL
- a CDS encoding DALR anticodon-binding domain-containing protein; translated protein: MNHRSPPLAELTPKQALLQQIQAALSLYILDTPSLTDRKSYFPLQLSKQRPVVYRCAIAFKLSQLVNSPTIEVAQSISQLIAQQNHQQNLIFQVVSPGWIDLELTQPSLAAWLQHWIGTLPSLGSRERFGAGSRGDKGAKNNRQPLTVNRQLPITNSLFPIQYAHARCCSLLKMAHGENIITIKSKNSDIKSSCLQVISPQPIPWLSEAKICLYHPSELNLLIESIAVLDELYCPAPTRKSLNWLKVALNLSQAFQTFYSQCRIWGEVKNQNLNLAQGRLGLVAIAQSLFRILLVEVLNSCAPLEL
- a CDS encoding PstS family phosphate ABC transporter substrate-binding protein, whose amino-acid sequence is MSSQKNETDVLVLTLLIVAGGLAGGFWWLTRNSSTSVELSDPQPRSISTPNTSDITSDPELSGSSFSGVSGIPKGLFSYGGSTSWAAIRQAIDPQIRAAYPEFQLRFVEPTNASPGTSIGIRMLIEGRLTFAQSSRPLQDREVSRAQQRGFNLKEIPVAIDGLAIAVHPSLNIPGLTLAQLKAIYTGKANNWKQLGGPNLPIQPYSRPMSEGGTVELFIQDVLAGQALAANVEFVGTTTQALQKLASNRGGIYYASAPEIVPQCRIRPLPLGRQSGQFTPPYQEPLVTANNCPQRRNQLNTDAFQTGQYPLTRNLYVVVKQDDDLAQQAGEAYAKLLLTQQGQSAIANAGFVRMR
- the rpsD gene encoding 30S ribosomal protein S4 translates to MSRYRGPRLRVVRRLGDLPGLTRKNARRSYPPGQHGQARKKRSEYAIRLEEKQKLRFNYGLTEKQLLRYVRRARRVTGSTGQVLLQLLEMRLDNTVFRMGMAPTIPAARQLVNHGHVMVNGREVNIASYQCRPGEVIGIKNKAQSRQLVENNLQYPGLANLPSHLEFDKNKLEGKVNSVIEREWVALQVNELLVVEYYSRQA
- a CDS encoding Crp/Fnr family transcriptional regulator; translated protein: MHSPSASPESQRPFLTWQRILDWAQEHYRVRSFSKDERIPARPGLLYLVQRGAVRLVGTAQVSATSQLSSRRINRTPEEAFLGFVGAGQPFEIVAQSPFTLQAYAHVEPTLVVWMYWHDLDNWPHFRREVLDAFRYQHQRKLLWLSALGQRRTIDRLLGFLTLLVEEYGQPATSEEDPEILRGYSLPFTLTHAQIGSAIGSTRVTVTRLMGKLRQRGLLIAQEDNLICLPADSINRAS
- a CDS encoding Cof-type HAD-IIB family hydrolase, whose product is MNQEIKLLVLDIDGTIAGKSNQINTKVKKAIQAVRAKGIQVAVATGRMYRSALRFHHEIDSTLPLLAYQGAWIQDPATQKMHRHWTVAKQTAIQLLDYFEQPELRSLLSVHFYINDRLYVRELTSETRLYSERSGIEAIAVGDLRQALTTEPTKVLALCDDTEIIDNLLSSLRQQYTPAELYLTKSVATFFEATNPSINKGVGVRYLAEELLGIAAANVMAIGDNFNDVEMLEYAGIGVAMGNAPSDVQAIAQWVAPSVEQNGVAVAIEKFLL
- the moaA gene encoding GTP 3',8-cyclase MoaA; its protein translation is MNKVDYLRISLIDRCNFRCQYCMPEGAELDYILRQQLLTAEELLTLIREVFIPVGFTRFRLTGGEPLLHPQVVEIVRAIATLPQTQDLAMTTNAFLLANKAQNLYDAGLRRINISLDSLDPEVFDRIVGSRGRSRWQQVWDGILAAHRVGFDPLKLNVVVIPGVNDCEVLDLAALTLTRYWHVRFIEFMPIGNSQLFGDRGWVASAELRQRICEAYGLVESQVRGNGPADVFQIPGAKGTLGFISQMSECFCDRCNRMRLSADGWLRPCLLNEMGQIDLKSALRAGVPTTEIRDRVAQLLTLKSDINYKQRESGTSAGTYARTMSQIGG